In Anopheles gambiae chromosome 2, idAnoGambNW_F1_1, whole genome shotgun sequence, a single window of DNA contains:
- the LOC1276991 gene encoding uncharacterized protein LOC1276991 isoform X1, whose product MLTNRAFRVLTYLFGSINIFFVLVILSMGAEQLLIDWRTAIYELVVPCALNIFFAMCWIIGAGLWRPALIAMFKYFSYIQMALLAAVILYSAYYSYAKGLSSNLVTVMSLLTSLFFLSLMEVLIAIGTERAIAKERNVLRLMHTGQEMSDWSHT is encoded by the exons ATGCTGACGAATCGAGCGTTCCGTGTCCTTACCTACCTGTTCGGTAGCATAAACATATTCTTCGTGCTGGTCATACTGAGCATGGGTGCCGAACAGCTGCTAATTGACT GGCGAACGGCAATCTACGAGCTCGTGGTACCGTGTGCCTTAAACATCTTCTTCGCCATGTGCTGGATCATTGGGGCGGGCCTGTGGCGTCCGGCCCTAATCGCCATGTTCAAGTACTTCTCCTACATCCAGATGGCACTGCTGGCGGCCGTCATCCTGTACTCAGCGTACTACAGCTACGCCAAAGGGCTTTCCTCCAATCTGGTCACCGTGATGTCGTTGCTGACTTCCCTGTTCT TCCTTTCCCTGATGGAAGTACTGATAGCGATCGGAACGGAACGTGCCATAGCGAAGGAGCGGAATGTGCTGCGGCTAATGCACACCGGGCAGGAAATGTCCGACTGGAGTCACACGTAA
- the LOC1276991 gene encoding uncharacterized protein LOC1276991 isoform X2, translating to MTMGKILCVLIASVNLVAMAYTVYSIMHYLDEQPLLEIFISPCLANMVLAVLLVIGIATQEISLIRLFKIFLYAQLVFALLMVVYGHRFFESVKLPMMVKAYFSIMFLVCAVELVIVSSTIENLRKRLNPAEGLVVYMPVGQPA from the exons ATGACCATGGGCAAAATACTCTGCGTGCTGATCGCCTCAGTGAACCTGGTCGCGATGGCGTACACCGTGTACTCGATCATGCACTACTTGGATGAGCAGC CGCTGCTCGAAATCTTCATCTCACCGTGTCTCGCCAACATGGTACTGGCCGTGCTGCTAGTTATAGGAATCGCAACG CAAGAAATCTCTCTCATAAGGCTGTTTAAAATATTCCTCTACGCTCAGCTCGTGTTCGCCCTGCTGATGGTGGTTTACGGTCATCGATTTTTCGAAAGCGTCAAGCTGCCGATGATGGTGAAGGCGTACTTTAGTATTATGTTCC TGGTTTGTGCCGTAGAGCTCGTAATAGTGTCCTCCACAATCGAGAACCTGCGGAAAAGGCTCAACCCAGCGGAAGGACTGGTCGTGTACATGCCCGTAGGACAGCCCGCCTAA
- the LOC133391711 gene encoding uncharacterized protein LOC133391711 — MSTNKIHKVFLYSLAISLIAIFITLASKVFPIANLPLSTNLIIVGTCLANFASVIALIIGIVTRRPRLVKIVKIFSYVQLGAIFVLICLAAALLYFVRVDVEHTVEPVVRQKS, encoded by the exons ATGTCCACCAACAAAATACACAAGGTGTTCCTGTACAGCTTGGCCATCTCGCTGATAGCCATCTTCATAACGCTCGCCAGCAAAGTGTTCCCGATCGCCAATCTGCCGCTGA gcaCAAATCTCATCATCGTCGGCACCTGTCTCGCCAACTTTGCCTCCGTCATAGCGCTCATCATCGGGATAGTAACG CGCCGGCCCCGATTGGTGAAGATCGTTAAAATCTTCAGCTACGTACAGCTGGGTGCTATTTTCGTACTGATCTGCCTTGCCGCCGCCCTGCTCTACTTCGTCCGGGTGGACGTGGAGCACACCGTCGAGCCGGTCGTGCGACAAAAATCGTGA